Proteins encoded together in one Anopheles darlingi chromosome 3, idAnoDarlMG_H_01, whole genome shotgun sequence window:
- the LOC125954241 gene encoding uncharacterized protein LOC125954241 — MADSRSPQNWRNKNAAGRSQRKRKQTNDVERSSKNIKTVYISKDVAINEAYETLSKPQLDMEYRKVLIQTERHVSYLREALQDTPYQLKLAIVIGLVNGKKSMDIANNFNFTVTAEDLTSEISDDIVYTSNDNGRTGTLMIHAQHSDASRTPKIKLNDFASIQDISSPFNILKYFKSFYDKPRTAGIEGVIICTNSDIDEGARDLWRPVDLSVMVDPTPLEFFISTLLTKLGAKCYRLDFDTLTYGKFNQVYQTCKKYSKCYRLAKLLVNAVKSENHRLTKQNPVVKEYYHAILSIIDKNDSSVKGSYKFTDQFLNSSLSNSTPGYEAFRLEFEEEYSQLINVWEDLKNKRMHVDDNFLPRAAKKEDNELEFVFPENDVDRRLVEFCERFRLVCYTKSENELDDTIIELWKDMYSIKELTVSTRRGNFEKNIKLKTSFDGLLDLFFKPLNSEDIERDHRNIENVLAVTKLESASYQLRREIVRSTFRISPDTLQASYLYRHIYHETLLELDVYDICFGTVVLSDIISLQGKNPREILFIKDSVFYKDSEKVKSFFYSFKQYNCLIIICHEMFMACQGNIRKWREDISQKPSKQIFLVRKTNNIHTDLNYFSISDVTKESWEKFLDTDIPLCSTSISPSKVFQDCFYEFSIEELIMCLDWGKQMEQNNAIVKKYRQIRDIYVHRKWINEEEEISIELPQEDFTAASEAFLKSIRCFPDDYISFEKITKRIEQNGMINQIFPKIPNEKIVQVQCECVSGDKDRKMLILLGEAGCGKSMNLTWLAWHLQKRRRSSWVIRCNLSDYCYDFNQFIAHEKNETVQVSENDALKMLYKLAHLSLVEMKGNASEKKLAQQCSECLFSMNNSARLSINLMKNHGLSLNNAILLRVFVEKFNASELVLLLDGFDEIAPSYKEVMCQFLSYFKNFKGIRNIYLTSRPYNFKEKMKEVFVEAAFFKLNPFSRQDKGLILIKMMKLKIDSAPVYITEIIDFYKALCVIVLGRLGDLSDNPLNLMMTIDIVIPLANQYVHFQNKKVSLQLLEDIEKIFKPTFIVEEFVNRMIRRHLYINYAVDNKETNLLIEAGKLEKDIEDMKLKHGLLALWVLFDACDQSERISKLLAHEERLPKGYMHTTHEAAEKTGIINGVEDGIPIFIHRTFAEYLGAWWIVKKRMLSTVPQKSKHLTCLLEDMLKTKSEILKHMHIILASDKPLHLAIVENDLTTAKSLLRDNSELLSETDSGGRTAFHLLAMYAYIGDYLEYFPSSLESNTVNCKERVFGWTALDCAFEADKRLLIIYLLHCGALINKNILYKQVQDSAAENQAKICKAATYAKYFMEYLSQKASTYDSKDAKIMKEFCDEVIEKILGKSKRREDTPYINKDKVSCLFENIIHVDSVWMLERIVEQIPKNFVQMYRESFFGWAMAKKSIFVLKYIVEQDKSLFKEPFVMDCLPKIVALDYKNEFKWFIDLYSTDLIKIKDFQMCSMERDTVTNLQFHPYDYNEIWDIVRKIETYNLNHPIDTRILSLLGLCLAYGRTSMLKYLTKSCNLDLNVDLLCYLAKVTDRLRNMLSKIDVKRAYEYLLVQALNTGSNKVNDMFRKVVKLELFEFAKFLMKRVNIDYKTVDKLNRWNIFHWFVSLPLSDNREVVESMLDLFRCMIERTNMDCFDILDKKKRSILHIAIENDNRDIADFIIARKLQIENLKDIPRLGFNAINKLKSCCLAVHNISKSLKSEEYCHKVICMLADHIAFLLLSDDKRPSLEENADQLYQIAVECRSLFLMYYLHKEPRFKMSPSIHDTDWSACIAQSLESQNFELFKWVVGQYCLGHNIIHPKLNSINKPINSRTLQECDANKCYRLPVNVYELNNSIDRADLELPTIMKLLILAVCVKHVKATKYLCETFPINIDWKVLNDIMRITHSVVGRVYGKPGFDQVFLYLINHTSNIHELDEEHRNALHCAVENYSSCMARYLIEHNLFEVTTINEQNRWNALHYCASRKSDKDCCDMKSEDLFSFMLEWVLKNRPNTKAQEIKQLCFDSNDGRKSVIQIAFETGNINITQCIICSYLNIKTIDQHEIIDIKECSIIRECFDVLDQIAARLPFNAESEQLLDRIAKPIDRISREKIKNTDHVAKDACRAAIKYRSVSTLEYLITKCKSQMHRELTKSSSREIFACMMECIRHNKTNLFNMLARHYHNYQGFRSIKLVEYELEENDNYYETIFDEGKIQWLVVNQTTTRNWSHNVSEEYLPLLILSIAYGRMQMAQTLIQMRHLPFNELLVQLILKALNNIQPAKDTVAVLEYLAKKGESNVN, encoded by the coding sequence ATGGCAGACTCGCGATCACCCCAAAACTggagaaacaaaaatgcaGCAGGGAGATcacaaagaaaacgaaaacaaaccaatgACGTGGAAAGATCgagcaaaaacataaaaacagtTTACATCAGTAAAGATGTTGCCATTAATGAAGCATATGAAACGCTGTCTAAGCCGCAGTTGGACATGGAATATCGTAAAGTTTTGATTCAAACCGAACGCCATGTATCATACCTACGGGAAGCACTTCAAGATACACCATATCAATTGAAGCTTGCCATTGTCATTGGCCTGGTGAATGGCAAAAAGTCAATGGATATAGCTAACAATTTCAACTTCACTGTCACAGCAGAGGATCTTACGTCAGAAATTTCCGATGACATCGTGTATACTTCTAACGATAATGGAAGGACAGGAACACTGATGATTCATGCCCAACATTCCGATGCATCTCGTACACCCAAGATCAAACTGAATGATTTCGCATCCATCCAAGATATAAGCAGTCCTTTTAATATcctaaaatattttaaatcatTCTACGATAAACCACGAACGGCTGGTATAGAAGGAGTAATCATATGCACCAACTCCGATATTGATGAAGGTGCCCGAGATCTGTGGAGGCCAGTAGATCTATCTGTCATGGTTGATCCCACGCCATTGGAGTTCTTTATTTCAACTTTATTGACTAAGTTGGGAGCTAAATGCTATCGATTGGATTTCGATACCCTAACGTATGGTAAATTTAATCAAGTCTATCAAACATGTAAAAAATATTCTAAATGTTACCGCTTAGCGAAGCTATTGGTCAATGCTGTTAAATCGGAAAACCATCGattaaccaaacaaaacccTGTTGTCAAAGAATACTATCACGCTATCCTTAGTATAATCGATAAAAATGATAGTTCCGTAAAAGGTTCATATAAGTTTACTGATCAATTTCTTAACTCAAGTTTGAGTAACTCAACTCCTGGCTATGAAGCGTTTAGATTGGAGTTTGAAGAAGAGTACTCTCAGTTGATAAATGTTTGGGAAGATCTTAAAAATAAACGTATGCATGTTGATGATAATTTTCTACCGCGAGCAGCTAAAAAGGAGGATAACGAATTGGAATTTGTATTTCCAGAAAATGATGTCGATAGACGTCTTGTAGAATTCTGCGAACGATTTCGTTTGGTGTGTTACACCAAGAGTGAAAATGAGCTAGATGATACGATTATAGAGCTTTGGAAAGATATGTACTCTATTAAAGAATTAACTGTTAGTACCCGCAGGGGAAATTTCGAGAAGAATATAAAACTCAAAACGAGTTTTGATGGGTTATTGGATCTTTTTTTCAAACCTTTAAATTCGGAAGATATTGAACGAGATCACAGAAATATTGAAAACGTATTAGCTGTTACAAAGTTGGAAAGTGCCTCTTATCAACTGCGCAGAGAAATAGTCAGATCGACGTTTCGAATAAGCCCTGATACTTTACAAGCTTCTTACTTATATCGTCATATCTATCATGAAACACTTCTTGAACTGGATGTTTATGATATCTGCTTTGGTACGGTTGTTCTATCCGACATAATATCATTGCAAGGTAAAAATCCCCGTGAAATACTTTTCATTAAAGATTCTGTGTTTTATAAAGACTCAGAGAAggtgaaaagttttttttactctttcaAACAATACAACTGTTTGATCATTATCTGCCACGAAATGTTTATGGCGTGTCAAGGAAATATAAGAAAATGGAGAGAAGACATTTCTCAGAAGCcttcaaaacaaatttttcTTGtcagaaaaacaaataatattcATACTGATCTGAATTATTTTAGTATTTCTGATGTAACAAAAGAATCATGGGAAAAATTTCTTGATACAGATATTCCTCTATGCTCAACTTCCATTTCGCCCTCCAAGGTTTTCCAGGATTGCTTCTACGAATTTTCCATTGAAGAACTCATCATGTGCTTGGACTggggaaagcaaatggaacaAAACAATGCAATAGTTAAGAAATATCGGCAAATCCGAGACATTTATGTTCATCGCAAGTGgataaatgaagaagaagaaataagcATTGAATTACCGCAGGAAGATTTCACAGCAGCGAGTGAAGCCTTTCTTAAATCCATACGATGTTTTCCAGATGATTATATCAGTTTTGAAAAGATAACAAAACGAATTGAACAAAACGGAATGATTAAtcaaattttcccaaaaataccTAATGAAAAGATTGTACAGGTACAATGCGAATGTGTCAGTGGCGATAAAGATAGAAAAATGTTGATATTATTGGGTGAAGCGGGATGCGGAAAGTCGATGAACCTCACATGGTTGGCTTGGCATTTGCAGAAGCGAAGACGTTCTAGCTGGGTGATTCGATGTAACTTATCTGATTATTGCTAtgattttaatcaatttataGCGCACGAAAAGAATGAAACTGTTCAGGTTAGCGAAAATGACGCACTGAAGATGTTATACAAGTTGGCACATTTATCGCTCGTCGAGATGAAAGGAAACGCTAGTGAAAAGAAGCTAGCACAACAATGTTCGGAATGTTTATTTTCTATGAATAACTCAGCGAGATTGTCTAtcaatttgatgaaaaatcatGGTTTATCTTTAAACAACGCAATTCTACTGCGGGTATTTGTAGAAAAGTTTAATGCAAGTGAATTGGTGTTGCTATTAGATGGGTTCGATGAAATCGCACCTTCCTACAAGGAAGTAATGTGTCAGTTTCTCTCTTATTTTAAAAACTTTAAAGGAATAAGAAACATATACCTCACAAGTCGGCCTTAtaatttcaaagaaaaaatgaaagaggTATTTGTTGAGGcagcattttttaaattaaacccTTTTTCTCGGCAAGATAAAGGACTGATTTTAATCAagatgatgaaattgaaaatagatAGTGCACCTGTTTACATTACGGAAATAATTGATTTCTATAAAGCATTGTGTGTTATAGTACTGGGCAGATTAGGCGATTTGAGTGATAATCCACTTAACCTTATGATGACAATAGATATTGTTATACCTCTTGCTAATCAATATGTACACTTTCAAAATAAAAAGGTCAGTTTACAGTTACTGGAGGATatagaaaaaatattcaaacccACTTTCATCGTAGAAGAATTTGTGAACAGAATGATTAGACGTCATTTATATATTAATTATGCTGTAGAtaacaaagaaacaaatttaCTAATTGAAGCAGGAAAACTTGAAAAAGACATAGAAGATATGAAATTAAAGCATGGATTGCTAGCACTATGGGTTCTATTTGACGCATGTGATCAAAGTGAGCGTATATCGAAGTTATTGGCACATGAAGAACGCCTGCCAAAGGGTTATATGCATACGACCCATGAAGCTGCAGAGAAAACTGGCATAATAAATGGAGTCGAAGATGGTATTCCAATATTTATTCACCGTACGTTCGCAGAATACTTAGGTGCTTGGTGGATCGTCAAGAAAAGAATGCTGTCTACAGTTCCGCAGAAAAGTAAACACTTAACATGTCTCTTGGAAGATatgttgaaaacaaaaagtgaaatttTAAAGCATATGCATATCATCCTGGCAAGCGACAAACCATTGCACCTTGCTATTGTTGAAAATGATTTGACAACAGCAAAATCATTACTGCGTGATAATTCAGAGCTTTTAAGTGAAACAGATTCCGGTGGCAGGACAGCATTTCATTTGTTAGCAATGTATGCTTATATTGGCGATTATCTCGAATATTTTCCTTCGTCTCTCGAGAGTAACACAGTGAATTGTAAAGAGCGAGTATTTGGCTGGACTGCACTTGATTGCGCATTTGAAGCCGATAAACGTCTCTTGATAATATATCTTTTGCATTGTGGGgctttaataaataaaaatatactTTACAAACAGGTACAAGACTCTGCTGCTGAAAATCAAGCTAAAATTTGTAAAGCAGCAACTTACGCCAAATATTTTATGGAATATTTAAGTCAAAAAGCAAGCACGTATGATTCGAAAGATGCTAAAATCATGAAAGAATTTTGTGATGAAGTGATCGAGAAAATATTGGGCAAATCCAAACGAAGAGAAGATACCCCTTATATCAATAAAGATAAGGTTAGTTGCCTCTTTGAAAACATCATCCATGTAGATTCAGTTTGGATGTTAGAGAGAATAGTGGAACAGATCCCCAAAAACTTCGTACAAATGTACAGAGAATCATTTTTTGGTTGGGCGATGgcaaaaaaatcgatttttgtgtTGAAATATATAGTGGAACAAGATAAATCTTTGTTCAAGGAGCCTTTTGTCATGGATTGTTTGCCAAAGATAGTGGCTTTGGATTATAAAAATGAGTTCAAATGGTTTATCGATCTCTATTCTACTGAtctgataaaaataaaagatttCCAAATGTGCTCAATGGAAAGAGATACTGTAACTAACTTACAATTCCATCCGTACGACTATAATGAAATTTGGGATATAGttcgaaaaattgaaacatacAATTTGAATCATCCCATAGACACCAGAATTCTATCATTATTGGGATTATGTTTGGCCTACGGAAGAACCTCAATGTTGAAGTATTTGACGAAGTCATGTAACTTAGATCTTAACGTCGACCTTCTTTGCTATCTTGCAAAGGTAACTGACAGATTGCGTAATATGCTGAGCAAGATTGATGTAAAACGTGCTTACGAATATCTTTTGGTTCAGGCATTGAATACAGGTAGCAACAAAGTGAATGACATGTTTCGTAAAGTCGTAAAATTAGAACTTTTCGAATTCGCAAAATTTCTGATGAAACGAGTCAACATTGACTATAAAACTGTTGATAAGTTGAATCGTTGGAATATTTTCCATTGGTTTGTTTCACTACCACTAAGTGATAATCGCGAAGTTGTGGAATCTATGTTGGACTTATTCCGATGCATGATTGAGAGAACAAATATGGACTGTTTTGATATTTTAGATAAAAAGAAACGTAGTATTCTTCATATTGCAATAGAAAATGACAACAGAGATATCGCAGACTTTATCATTGCTCGAAAActacaaattgaaaatttaaaagacATTCCACGCCTGGGTTTTAATGcgataaataaattgaaatcctGCTGCCTTGCGGTGCACAATATATCCAAATCACTCAAATCAGAAGAATACTGTCACAAAGTGATTTGTATGTTAGCCGACCAtattgcttttcttttattatcaGATGATAAAAGACCTTCACTCGAAGAAAATGCCGATCAATTGTACCAAATCGCAGTAGAATGTAGATCCTTATTCCTAATGTACTATTTGCATAAAGAGCCACGATTCAAGATGTCACCATCGATTCATGATACAGATTGGTCAGCATGCATAGCGCAGAGCTTAGAGTCACAAAACTTCGAGTTGTTCAAATGGGTGGTTGGTCAATATTGCCTCGGCCATAACATTATCCACCCCAAACTAAATTCAATTAATAAACCCATTAATTCTAGAACCCTTCAAGAATGCGATGCGAATAAATGTTATCGGTTGCCAGTAAATGTCTATGAGTTGAacaactcgatcgatcgagctgatcTGGAACTACCTACCATTATGAAACTTTTGATCCTCGCTGTATGCGTAAAACATGTCAAAGCCACTAAATACTTGTGTGAAACTTTTCCTATAAATATCGATTGGAAAGTTTTAAACGATATTATGCGAATCACGCATAGTGTTGTAGGTAGAGTTTATGGTAAGCCTGGTTTCGATCAGGTGTTTCTATATTTGATTAATCATACCTCCAATATTCATGAATTAGATGAAGAGCATAGAAATGCATTACATTGCGCTGTCGAAAACTACAGCAGCTGTATGGCTAGATATTTAATTGAGCATAATCTGTTCGAGGTGACCACAATCAACGAACAGAATAGATGGAATGCATTGCATTATTGTGCTTCAAGGAAATCGGACAAGGATTGTTGTGACATGAAAAGTGAGGACCTCTTTAGTTTCATGCTGGAATGGGTGCTTAAGAATAGGCCCAATACTAAAGCGCAAGAAATTAAACAACTATGTTTCGACAGCAATGACGGAAGAAAGAGTGTTATTCAGATTGCTTTTGAGACAGGGAACATAAATATTACTCAATGCATCATTTGCTCATATCTTAACATTAAAACCATAGACCAACACGAGATAATAGACATAAAGGAATGTTCAATCATCAGAGAATGCTTTGATGTGCTTGACCAAATAGCAGCTCGGCTACCATTCAATGCAGAATCTGAACAACTTTTGGATCGAATAGCCAAACCTATCGACAGAATTTCGcgcgagaaaattaaaaatacagATCATGTAGCTAAGGATGCATGTCGAGCAGCGATCAAATACAGATCCGTTTCAACATTAGAGTATCTGATCACGAAGTGCAAGAGCCAAATGCACAGAGAATTGACTAAAAGTTCTAGTAGAGAAATATTTGCTTGTATGATGGAATGCATTCGccataacaaaacaaatttgttCAATATGCTGGCTCGTCATTATCACAACTATCAAGGCTTCCGATCTATTAAGTTGGTTGAGTATGAACTGGAGGAAAATGATAACTATTACGAAACCATTTTTGATGAGGGCAAAATACAATGGTTAGTAGTTAATCAAACAACTACAAGAAATTGGTCACATAATGTGTCCGAAGAGTATCTGCCACTACTCATTTTGTCTATTGCATATGGAAGGATGCAAATGGCACAAACATTGATTCAAATGCGTCACCTGCCCTTCAATGAGTTGTTAGTTCAATTAATCTTGAAAGCATTGAATAATATTCAGCCAGCAAAGGATACAGTAGCAGTGTTAGAATATcttgcaaaaaagggggaatcAAATGTTAATTAA